TAGGCGTTGAAAATGATCGGGCCAATCAAAATCCAGCCGGGCCAAACTTACCAGGAGACTTTGTTCCACCAGTCGACGGTGCTCCTAGTAGCTCAACTGAAGGAGATCATCCTATACAAGTCAATCAACCCGATCACGATGAGGACGATGAGCACAATCATCAACAAATTGATGATGATAAACAACCCGGGGAAGTAGTTGTACTATGCgataatgatgatggtgaggaACAAGATCAAGAGGAAGTAATCCCACTTCGATGAAGTCAACGGCTAAAACATGTTCCTCGCATGTACTACAACAGTGTCGCTGTTGCTCATCCAATTCAAGCCGTATGTACTCTTGCTCATTTTCCGTTGGAACACCAGGCTTTCCTCGGCCAAGTAGACAAACATTGGGTACCACAAACCTATGATAAAGCCGAGGAACATAAGGTGTGGCGTGATGCAGTCAGCGCTGAAACGACGACCATGGAGCAAAACCACACGTGGGACGAGGCAAATTTACCGAAAGGCAAGAAGGCAGTCACCTCTCGATGGatttttactattaaatacaagaGCGATGGGGAGATTGAACGCTATAAGGCAAGACTTGTCGCATGAGGGTTTACACAAACATATGGGGAGGACTATCTTGATACGTTTTCTCCAGTTACAAAACTACATACGGTTCGAGTTGTTCTCTCACTGGCTACTAACTTGGATTGGGAACTTTGGCAAATGGACGTAAAGAATGCATTCTTGCAAGGTGAACTCGAGGATGAAGTGTACATGCAACCTCCACCTGGCTTAGAAGATACTATTGGCCCAGGTAAAGTTTTCAATCTCAACAAAGCTATTTACGGTTTAAAGCAATCACGAAGAGCTTGGTACCATAAATTAAGCACTACACTGCTTGGGAGAGGCTTTCGCAAATTAGAGGCAGATCACACTCTCTTCACATTACCAAGTGACAAAGGTATTGTAGTCattctagtatatgttgatgatatcatcataactGGAAGTGACAAGGTAGGTATTCAAGAAACTAAAGACTTTCTCAAGTCAGTCTTTACCGAATTTATAATTAAtgaattttgatattgtatccaaaccaaaatagtgGTACCGACTACAGGTCGAAATCAGAATATGAAgctaagtaaattaaatatataaaattataaaatatatacaataaagaaagttttttctatttttttataactaacaaatccaaagttacataaatatttcccGCGATGTACGGCGTGAGTCACTCTCTAGTTAAAAGTGTTAGGCCAAAAGGATAGTAAAACTTTGAAAAATGATGGCATTTTGAAAATGACGttttcctatgtcacttttcaaaaatactatttcaTATTCGCCATTTTCAAAAGTGCtatttttctatgtataaaataactaaattctaagcactaaactccaaatactaaatcttaccccctcaaaactataccctaaatataaaatagagagctcaaacctaaaaataaaattttaaaaattaatttaacatattttaattgtgtaaaaaagggtaaaaatgaaacaaaaacaaaaataaaaaggtatattagaaaaagagtatttctaacaaattctcagaaaaaaaatgtgagaatAATTTTGGGCTTTACATATAAGCACAAAaactttcttttaataaattgatgatttttatttggatggaaaatattattaataaaaactgTTTTAGTAAAGTTATAAGAAAAAGTGATAATACAATTTTGAATGGGACACAATAAATTCCTAAATTTACATGAGAAGGATTGTATAAGtagatcaatattttttttattccataaGTTTCAGATATATGTTGCAATCTATGAAAGAATAATTTTTCAATTGAAAAACTCAATGGCAATAAGATagaaaaaatcttttatatacaatataagattaaatattttaaatttaaaaatacatatctaTGGTAAGTAGTTACTATTTGTATGTGTTTGTGATAAACCACTCCAGGTTTACGTGAGGAAGAAGGCAGCACGTCCGGCGACTGGCACATGTGAATATGCTAATTAAAAGGACCGTTGGATGCAGATATTTTATGAGAAGCAAGATGATGAACACACATGGTTGTTGAGGGAAAATATCTGGTTTAAGCTGTCACCTCaactataaataagaaaatgcaATGTATCTGGCTTTTTATGCAAGATTGATGTACAATTTCTCCTACGTGGGATCTGAGGGTAAGTGATTTAGATAAGATGATGATCTAATCACCTGCTTTGTATATCGATTGAGCTTAATATTATCTGATATCCGTTTACAGTCTTATCAAATTGGTGCATTGTGAACCGGGTCGTTCTCTCGCCGTGTTCGTGTAACTATGGTGCTCGAGTCTCTGTTGTCACCGATTCAGTCCGCGGTGTCGCCGGGTTCTGACTCATATCCGATTCTCGAGCTGTTTGAGCGCATCAACATGCTCACGACTCAGTTTCATGAAGAAAGGGTGCGATCGAAGCAGCTTCACCAGATGATAGAGAAGCTCTTACTCCGTCTTCCTCCGGCAGAGGAGCATCAAGGCTCTCCAACGTCTAGCTCCGTTGATCGCTCTTGTTCTCTGGATTTTTGCAAGCAGGTTTTTCCCTCTCATGCTGATACTAAACAAGGTGACTTTAACCCTGGATTTAGGGATAATTTGTTAAAGAACTCTGAGATGTCGGTGTTTGATGGTGAGCGTATTTATGGTTggctctcattggtgaaacggTATTTCTGGATTGGTGGTTTTAATGACATGGAGAAGCTGGATCTGGTCTCCGTTCATTTGGCTGGTGATGCTTTGGGATGGTATAACTTGGAGGTGAATAAAGTTCCTTTCTCTAACTGGTTTCACTTCAAGGACCGATTATTTTTGCAATTTGGTAACCTCAGAATCATAGGGCTGAGTCAGACTCTCTTATGTATCAAGCAGACTGGATCCATGGTGGAGTATGTGTGGCTGTTCGAAGATATCTCTGCTCAGGTTTCCGGGTTGGATGACCACAAACTGGAAGGGATCTTTTTGAATGGGTTGCGGCCATAGACGCAGGAGTTAGTCTACATGATGAAACCATAGAGCTTACCCGAAATGGTAGCAGTGGCTCTCTCCATGGAGACTAGCACTTTGCGTAAGGTGATGCTAAAGGAGTTGCCTAGTGGGGACCCTGATCCCTCTACTCGGGTGCAGTAGTCGAAGTCGGTGGTGATGTGGAAAGGGAAGCCGGTTGTATCGGATGTGGGTAAGCCTACCGAGAAGCAGAGCTCCAGTGTGTCTCTTCGTCCTCAACGCCACCATTCCAATGTAGATTTGGATGACATGCGCCGCAGAGGTTTATGTTTTAAGTGTCATGGCAAGTGGTTATGAGGTCATGAGTGTCCGAATAAGGAACTACAAATCCTTACCGTTCTTGACGATTATATGGTGGAGGTGATACAAGACCATCAAGAGGAGGATGCATATGATATGGTGAAAGCAGGACAGAGTGTGGAGTTATCCTACAGCTCGTATATGGGGTGGTTTTCTTCTCCTATGACCACCAAGCTGAATGGAGTCATTTCAAATGGTGAAGTCACGATGATCATCGACAGTGGGGCCTCTCACAACTTCATCACTCCGGCAATGGTTAAATGCTTGAACCTCCAGGATCAGTCCTCTGGTGACCTGACTATTGTGTTAGGCACAGGTATCACAGCCAAGAGGAGTGGCATTTGTCGTCGGTTAAAGTTTTTGATGTAGGGTTGGTCGTTTGTGTCTGAATTTATCATTTTGGAGCTTGGTCAAGTGGATGTCATTTTGGGGGTTTATTGGCTTCGCACTTTGGGTGATTGTAACGTCAACTGGGAAAGACGTGAGCTTTCATTCCAGTATCAAGGTGAGCTGGTACGCTTATTTGGTGAAGTAGACACGCGGGGTTTGTATGCTACTCTCTAGCTGGCATATCCTTTTGCAGAGCCTACTTAGTCTATGGCTTGTTATAGTACGACGGTCCTTCACTTGGAGCAAGAGATTCCTGTAGCAATATCCCAGGTGTTGTAGGAGTACGTCCACATGTTTGAGGAACCCAAGGGGTTACCACCGGTTCGGGGCAGGGAACATGCAATTCCACTGGTGAAGGGTGTTAATGCAGTCAGTGTAAGGCCCTACCGTTATCCTCACGCTTAGAAGGAGATCATGAAGACTTTGGTTGAAGGAAATGCTTCAGGCGGGTACGATTCGTCCCAGTCATAGTCCTTTTTCTAGCCCAGTGTTGTTGGTACGCAAAAAGGACAAGTCGTGGCGCTTCTATGTTGACTACAGAGCATTGAACAGGGCTACTATACTGGATAAGTTTCCCATTTTGGTTATTGATCAATTGCTTGATGAGTTGCACAGCGCTAAAGTAATCTCTAAAATGGATTTGCGTGCTGACTACCACCAGATACGCATAAAGGAGCAAGATTTTGAGAAGACTGCTTTCCGCACCTATGATGGACATTATGAGTTTCTCATCATGCCCTTCGGTCTCTCAAACGCTCTTGCTACTTTTCAAGGGTTAATGAATGAACTATTCCGCCCCTACCTTCGTCAATTCATCTTGGTATTTTTCGATGATGTCTTGATTTACATTGCTACTCTCACGGCTCACTTGGACCATTTGAGGGTGGTTTTGGAGATCTTTGCCAAATATCACTTGTTTGCCAATATGAAAAAACTGCTTGTTTGCACAGTCTCGTGTGGAGTATTTGGGCCATGTGATTTTTGCTGAAGGGGTATCCACTGATCCTGCAAAGACTGTGGCGATGACCAAGTGGCCTTCTCCTCGTACTGTGAAGGAGTTGCACGGGTTTTTGGGGTTGACTAGTTACTACCGCCGCTTTGTCAAAGGCTATGCCGTTATTGCTAGGCCCCTCACTGACCTTTTGCGTAAGGAGGGTTTTGAATGGAGTCATGAGGCGCAGGTTGCGTTTGACCACTTAAAGTCTGCAATGAACTTGGCGCCGGTTTTAGCTCTGCCAAACTTCACCAAGCTTTTGGTCGTTGAGGCTGATGCTTCAGGGTTTGGTCTCGGGGCTGTGATGATGCATGAAAAGCGCTCTATCGCTTTTTCATTCATGGTCTCAATGACAAAGAACAACTTAAGCTGGTTTATGAGCGTGATCTCATGGCAATTGTTTTGGCAGTTCAAAAATGGAAGCACTACCTCTTGGGACGCCGGCTTGTTGTTCACACTGACCAAAAAAGCCTCAAATTTCTGCTGGAACAACGCGAGGT
The Camelina sativa cultivar DH55 chromosome 15, Cs, whole genome shotgun sequence DNA segment above includes these coding regions:
- the LOC104747885 gene encoding uncharacterized protein LOC104747885 isoform X2, with translation MVLESLLSPIQSAVSPGSDSYPILELFERINMLTTQFHEERVRSKQLHQMIEKLLLRLPPAEEHQGSPTSSSVDRSCSLDFCKQVFPSHADTKQGDFNPGFRDNLLKNSEMSVFDGERIYGWLSLVKRYFWIGGFNDMEKLDLVSVHLAGDALGWYNLETGSMVEYVWLFEDISAQVSGLDDHKLEGIFLNGLRP
- the LOC104747885 gene encoding uncharacterized protein LOC104747885 isoform X1 gives rise to the protein MVLESLLSPIQSAVSPGSDSYPILELFERINMLTTQFHEERVRSKQLHQMIEKLLLRLPPAEEHQGSPTSSSVDRSCSLDFCKQVFPSHADTKQGDFNPGFRDNLLKNSEMSVFDGERIYGWLSLVKRYFWIGGFNDMEKLDLVSVHLAGDALGWYNLEVNKVPFSNWFHFKDRLFLQFGNLRIIGLSQTLLCIKQTGSMVEYVWLFEDISAQVSGLDDHKLEGIFLNGLRP